A window from Littorina saxatilis isolate snail1 linkage group LG9, US_GU_Lsax_2.0, whole genome shotgun sequence encodes these proteins:
- the LOC138977104 gene encoding LOW QUALITY PROTEIN: uncharacterized protein (The sequence of the model RefSeq protein was modified relative to this genomic sequence to represent the inferred CDS: substituted 9 bases at 9 genomic stop codons), giving the protein MACLLGLSNVCLTTVXLVLGLCNVCLTTVXLVLGLCNVCLTTVXLVLGLCNVCLTTVXLVLGLCNVCLTTVXLVLGLCNVCLTTVXLVLGLCNVCLTTVXLVLGLCDVCLTTVXLVLVLGLCNVCLTTVXLVLGLCDVCLTTV; this is encoded by the exons ATGGCGTGTC TGCTAGGTTTGAGTAACGTGTGTCTTACAACAGTGTAACTAGTGCTTGGTTTGTGTAACGTGTGTCTTACAACAGTGTAACTAGTGCTTGGTTTGTGTAACGTGTGTCTTACAACAGTGTAACTAGTGCTAGGTTTGTGTAACGTGTGTCTTACAACAGTGTAACTAGTGCTTGGTTTGTGTAACGTGTGTCTTACAACAGTGTAACTAGTGCTTGGTTTGTGTAACGTGTGTCTTACAACAGTGTAACTAGTGCTTGGTTTGTGTAACGTGTGTCTTACAACAGTGTAACTAGTGCTTGGTTTGTGTGACGTGTGTCTTACAACAGTGTAACTAGTGCTTG TGCTTGGTTTGTGTAACGTGTGTCTTACAACAGTGTAACTAGTGCTTGGTTTGTGTGACGTGTGTCTTACAACAGTGTAA
- the LOC138975374 gene encoding lysosomal proton-coupled steroid conjugate and bile acid symporter SLC46A3-like, translated as MVVAETNSPSPKATHVNKASVGRQVFYQSKLVQEKQDQKYYLRFLPEIIFFLYAAGKNLVDITLKPFIVRSTCMSYFVHNATICDNLGEHPEAEHLIQKRAALFLMVNQFLVYGPAVLQGILWGEWSDRNGRKLPMMTPSLGIIIAALFYVISPFFPLHSVCFILMGSMFQGFFGKTAVFTMALYSYVSEITLERRRTAKFTSLLAFKYLGCFSGALLSGLIIQVANIPCAFSSGVVLHMVCVITIYLYVIDDAASRERKNRLHKKGGKTCWDVFCSSGTVFLKRREGSGRTAIACIFIIFLFYQSCQTGHQENLVLLVSRVPLSWRPSLYSYLVSFSDLTTGLCLIVFAPMLMNCCEARDTLVLCLALFSISLRGLFVGMAFKTWMVFIAVGMGAFGGIAISVLKSLASKCVDLEEHGQTFALFAGTETIAKILGSVVYTFVYSLTCDVFPGFLFVMMSVIAASLIPLAIVVHRCRPRRRLSVVERFSEEIEDV; from the exons ATGGTTGTAGCGGAAACCAACTCGCCGTCCCCCAAAGCAACACATGTCAACAAGGCCTCCGTGGGTCGCCAGGTGTTCTACCAGAGCAAGCTCGTGCAGGAGAAGCAGGACCAGAAGTACTACCTTCGCTTCCTCCCCGAGATCATCTTCTTCCTGTACGCTGCGGGCAAGAACTTGGTGGACATCACCCTCAAGCCCTTTATCGTCAGGTCCACATGCATGTCTTACTTTGTCCACAACGCCACGATCTGTGATAATCTGGGGGAGCATCCTGAGGCTGAGCATctg ATCCAGAAGCGGGCAGCCCTATTCCTGATGGTCAACCAGTTTCTGGTCTACGGTCCGGCCGTCCTGCAAGGCATACTGTGGGGGGAGTGGAGCGACCGCAACGGACGGAAACTTCCCATGATGACGCCTAGTCTCGGCATCATCATCGCTGCCCTTTTCTACGTCATCAGTCCATTCTTCCCGCTGCACTCCGTCTGCTTCATCCTCATGGGCTCCATGTTTCAG GGGTTCTTCGGCAAGACAGCAGTGTTCACGATGGCTCTCTACAGCTACGTGTCTGAGATCACCCTGGAGAGACGCCGCACCGCCAAGTTCACCTCTCTCTTGGCCTTCAAGTACCTGGGATGCTTCAGCGGGGCTCTCCTCTCGGGCCTCATCATCCAGGTCGCCAACATCCCGTGCGCCTTCAGCTCCGGTGTCGTTCTGCACATGGTGTGCGTCATCACTATTTACCTCTACGTCATCGATGACGCGGCGTCGCGCGAGCGTAAGAACCGCCTGCACAAGAAGGGCGGCAAGACGTGCTGGGACGTCTTCTGCAGCTCCGGAACCGTCTTCCTCAAGCGACGGGAGGGCAGCGGCAGGACGGCCATCGCCtgcatcttcatcatcttcctCTTCTACCAGTCGTGCCAGACGGGTCACCAAGAGAACCTGGTCCTGCTGGTCAGCCGGGTCCCCCTCAGCTGGAGACCATCGCTCTACAGCTACCTGGTCAGCTTCAGCGACCTGACCACCGGCCTCTGTCTCATCGTCTTTGCCCCCATGCTGATGAACTGCTGCGAGGCACGCGACACGCTCGTGCTCTGCCTCGCGCTCTTCTCCATCTCCTTGCGGGGGCTGTTCGTAGGCATGGCCTTCAAGACCTGGATGGTCTTCATCGCCGTCGGGATGGGAGCGTTCGGCGGGATAGCCATCTCCGTGCTCAAGTCTCTGGCGTCCAAGTGCGTGGACCTGGAGGAGCACGGGCAGACTTTCGCGCTGTTCGCGGGCACGGAGACGATAGCCAAGATTCTGGGCAGTGTGGTTTACACCTTCGTGTACTCCTTGACTTGTGACGTGTTCCCTGGGTTCCTCTTCGTCATGATGTCTGTGATCGCGGCTAGCTTGATTCCCTTGGCGATTGTCGTGCACAGGTGTCGACCTCGGCGAAGGCTCAGCGTGGTTGAACGCTTCAGTGAAGAGATCGAAGATGTTTGA
- the LOC138977103 gene encoding potassium voltage-gated channel protein Shaw-like has translation MFVSAAQSMSLPTNSSGSDLLFQRRPSFPQSSSGDWRSKHNNGKPAPTASSMAEMQYEEEDAESITTPTSTTFHHAPHCRCAVNNNLTIPGTNSDGNGNNGNDGGGGNGNNAGSGSGKEDRSGPGDLPICTCQMSYVTLGGVTSPDGSKTSLSTAVTNNNKKHRRPRGAKPTVIFNVGGQTFETYRSTLKRFKNSFFADDDKMRAYFRPAQGDYFFDRDPTAFGAVLNYLRTGDLHVPTTMCGPALQAELEFWSIDELDIERCCWTQYNTWKTQSRSLEKLEYDRKFSTTQNQEKQRLNSDNCWERKKAKLWQFLQDPGSSRAAKVYAWVSIIFVFVSIFSFCADTHPLFRVNATDVDDDFASFYRFFNLEFVGIIKDIDYVNNNTTITTTGSYNESGAYNETAGSGESLLDEEDERMRLLAEEDLPHPSLLVIDLCCLIFFTLEYMTRFVCAPSKANFLRSFQNVIDFVAISPDYVELLFLIFDPVRREGMAVMDLMVILRMLRLCRIFRLIRHVPGLWILLYTLKASFNELMLMFVFLLIGMVVFATLMHFAEGANGFPNIPVGFWWSVVTMTTVGYGDMVPQTAAGYVIGSCCAVAGLLMIAFTVPIIVSNFVLYYTHVQYGLARRDREIERLDEDVTGHSDEENQLGAGDRADSAERKLPPGPVKEPPDAAAIALGENIALTDSSAAASGGVGTGVGVYQNHVRFQDESPRTADPEAIILV, from the exons AGGCGGCCGTCGTTCCCGCAGAGCAGCAGCGGGGACTGGCGCAGCAAGCACAACAATGGCAAGCCCGCCCCCACCGCCTCCTCCATGGCGGAGATGCAGTACGAGGAGGAGGATGCGGAGTCTATTaccacccccacctccaccaccTTCCACCACGCCCCCCACTGTCGCTGCGCCGTCAACAACAACCTCACGATCCCCGGCACCAACAGCGACGGCAACGGCAACAACGGCAacgatggtggtggtggcaaCGGCAACAACGCTGGGTCAGGCTCGGGGAAGGAAGACCGCAGCGGGCCCGGTGACCTGCCGATCTGCACGTGCCAGATGTCCTACGTCACGCTGGGCGGCGTGACGTCACCGGACGGCTCCAAGACGTCACTGTCGACGGCTgtgaccaacaacaacaagaaacaccGCCGACCCCGCGGCGCTAAACCCACCGTCATCTTCAACGTAGGGGGCCAGACCTTCGAGACCTACCGCTCCACGCTCAAACGCTTCAAGAACTCTTTCTTCGCGGACGACGACAAGATGAGAGCCTATTTCCGCCCCGCGCAGGGGGACTACTTCTTCGACCGCGACCCGACGGCGTTCGGGGCCGTGCTGAACTATCTCCGCACGGGAGACCTACACGTGCCCACCACCATGTGCGGGCCCGCTCTCCAGGCCGAGCTGGAGTTCTGGAGCATAGATGAGCTGGACATTGAGCGGTGCTGCTGGACTCAGTACAACACGTGGAAGACGCAGAGCAGGAGTCTGGAGAAGCTGGAGTACGATCGCAAGTTCTCCACCACGCAGAACCAGGAGAAGCAGCGCCTCAACAGCGACAACTGCTGGGAGAGGAAGAAGGCCAAACTCTGGCAGTTTTTACAGGACCCCGGCTCTTCTCGAGCCGCCAAG GTATACGCATGGGTGTCCATCATCTTCGTCTTCGTGTCCATCTTCTCGTTTTGTGCTGACACTCACCCGCTCTTCAGAGTCAACGCCACGGACGTGGACGACGACTTCGCCAGCTTCTACCGCTTCTTCAACCTCGAGTTCGTCGGCATCATTAAGGACATCGATTacgtcaacaacaacaccaccatcaccaccacggGTAGCTACAACGAATCCGGAGCCTACAACGAAACAGCGGGTAGTGGGGAGAGTTTGTTAGATGAGGAAGATGAGCGGATGAGGTTATTGGCTGAAGAGGACCTGCCTCACCCCAGCCTCCTCGTCATAGACCTGTGTTGCCTCATCTTCTTCACCTTGGAGTACATGACCAGGTTCGTGTGCGCGCCCAGCAAGGCTAACTTCCTCAGGTCCTTCCAGAACGTCATAGACTTCGTGGCCATCTCGCCCGACTACGTCGAGCTGCTCTTCCTCATCTTCGACCCCGTCCGGCGCGAGGGGATGGCCGTGATGGACCTCATGGTCATCCTGCGCATGCTGAGGCTGTGCAGGATCTTCAGGCTGATCCGGCACGTCCCCGGGCTGTGGATCCTGCTCTACACGCTCAAGGCGTCCTTCAACGAGCTCATGCTCATGTTCGTCTTCCTCCTCATCGGCATGGTGGTCTTCGCCACGCTCATGCACTTCGCCGAGGGCGCCAACGGCTTTCCCAACATCCCCGTAGGCTTCTGGTGGAGCGTGGTGACTATGACGACAGTGGGGTACGGGGACATGGTTCCGCAGACGGCCGCCGGGTACGTGATAGGGTCGTGCTGCGCCGTGGCGGGCCTGCTGATGATCGCCTTCACCGTGCCCATCATCGTCAGCAACTTCGTGCTGTACTACACGCACGTGCAGTACGGTCTGGCGCGCAGGGACCGCGAGATCGAACGCCTGGACGAGGACGTGACGGGACACAGCGACGAGGAGAACCAGCTGGGGGCTGGAGATCGCGCAGACTCTGCCGAACGAAAGTTGCCACCCGGACCGGTCAAAGAGCCACCGGACGCTGCTGCTATAGCTCTGGGGGAAAACATTGCCTTAACCGATTCTTCTGCTGCTGCTAGTGGTGGTGTAGGTACAGGGGTAGGTGTGTACCAGAACCACGTACGATTTCAGGACGAGAGTCCTAGGACGGCTGACCCTGAAGCCATCATTTTAGTATGA